The Vicia villosa cultivar HV-30 ecotype Madison, WI linkage group LG1, Vvil1.0, whole genome shotgun sequence genome includes a region encoding these proteins:
- the LOC131607720 gene encoding uncharacterized protein LOC131607720, with product MACLEMYNSEHKGHHHHNQYHNHSLSVSPRISFSNDFVDTKQASNQEKTITRSDGPVSTDFEFSVSNYSMMSADELFSKGRLLPFKDSNKKITTLREELLVDDDEVCERQGFSLRPPKGSSSTTRWKGFLGLRKSHIGSKKVEKSESVESRRSGLVNDSARLNITTSQEILIEEGSNCSDFEFGI from the exons ATGGCATGTTTAGAAATGTACAACTCAGAgcacaaaggtcatcatcatcataatcaataTCATAATCACAGCTTATCAGTGAGTCCAAGAATCTCATTCTCAAATGATTTTGTAGACACCAAACAAGCTTCAAACCAAGAAAAAACCATTACTAGATCAGATGGACCAGTTTCAACTGACTTTGAGTTTTCTGTTTCAAACTACTCAATGATGAGTGCTGATGAACTTTTCTCCAAAGGAAGATTGTTACCTTTTAAGGATAGTAACAAGAAGATTACTACTCTGAGGGAGGAACTACTTGTAGAtgatgatgaagtttgtgagAGACAAGGTTTTTCTCTTAGGCCTCCAAAAGGGTCTTCTTCTACAACAAGGTGGAAAGGGTTTTTGGGTTTGAGAAAAAGTCACATTGGTTCTAAGAAAGTTGAAAAGAGTGAAAGTGTTGAATCAAGAAGATCTGGTTTGGTCAATGACAGTGCAAGGCTTAACATTACAACTTCACAG GAgattttgattgaagaagggtCAAATTGCAGTGACTTTGAGTTTGGAATATAG
- the LOC131607711 gene encoding B3 domain-containing protein Os01g0234100-like, protein MSKMVAVDEKKKGHIVPQYDDQGVTLAFHGREVYEGVPIAHLPKKSPLNDKHKVVENKHRQATPDEPQSHKFASSSKETTDATFSRGEAVIQAEGLRSSLEPEFPSFVKSLVRSHVASCFWMGLPVAFCKRHLPDKDTTITLEDEFGREYKTKYIACKTGLSAGWRQFSAVHKLLEGDVVVFQLVEPAKFKVYIIRAMREPENQESCSKQKVGGKNYTEADVVACNSPKRKTGKPIPQDIQKKKKIIVSKTETKAKQYTEHYENDSEEALSEILEAYKMPEFKDLNGFENFRIIVNGMLIDNELSTEVRNKYYKLCYSQQAFLHDNLIKGLNYNLISGVIYEIVNIADAIKVSVISTPRLEFSNWDKTLQAFENLGMNVEFLRHRLRRLVSLAYETDNGLETRRYLAYRTEEHSGVDDGIKNMETKLEELKEACNGFGDYLESLKHKAERYEHKFQKEVAANW, encoded by the exons ATGTCCAAAATGGTGGCGGTTGATGAAAAGAAGAAGGGTCACATTGTTCCACAATATGATGATCAAGGTGTAACTTTGGCGTTTCATGGCAGAGAGGTCTATGAGGGTGTTCCTATTGCACATTTGCCTAAAAAGTCTCCTTTAAAC GATAAACATAAGGTGGTTGAAAATAAACACAGACAA GCAACACCTGATGAGCCACAATCACACAAGTTTGCAAG CTCATCTAAAGAGACAACAGATGCAACATTTTCTCGTGGCGAGGCTGTGATTCAAGCCGAAGGACTCCGATCAAGTTTGGAACCGGAATTCCCAAGTTTTGTGAAGTCCTTGGTCAGATCACATGTAGCCAGTTGTTTTTGGATG GGACTACCCGTGGCATTCTGTAAAAGACATTTACCAGATAAGGATACAACTATCACATTGGAAGATGAATTTGGTAGAGAATACAAGACAAAATACATTGCATGTAAAACAGGATTGAGTGCTGGTTGGAGACAGTTTTCTGCTGTGCATAAATTGCTAGAGGGTGATGTGGTGGTATTTCAATTAGTTGAACCCGCCAAATTTAAG GTTTATATAATAAGAGCTATGAGAGAACCAGAGAATCAAGAAAGTTGCTCAAAACAAAAAGTTGGAG GAAAAAATTACACAGAAGCTGATGTTGTAGCATGTAATAGTCCAAAAAGAAAAACTGGTAAGCCTATCCCACAAGAcatccaaaagaaaaagaaaattattgtATCGAAAACGGAGACTAAGGCTAAACAGTATACAGAACATTATGAAAATGATAGTGAGGAAGCTTTGTCGGAAATATTGGAGGCATATAAAATGCCTGAATTCAAAGACTTAAATGGTTTCGAAAATTTCAGAATCATAGTCAACGGAATGCTAATTGACAATGAACTCTCTACGGAAGTTCGAAACAAGTACTACAAACTCTGCTACAGTCAACAAGCTTTTCTTCATGACAATCTCATCAAAGGCTTGAACTATAATTTGATTTCTGGAGTTATATATGAAATTGTTAACATTGCTGATGCAATAAAAGTCAGTGTGATATCTACGCCGCGTTTGGAGTTTTCTAATTGGGATAAAACGTTGCAGGCATTTGAAAATTTGGGCATGAATGTTGAATTTTTGAGACATCGATTGCGCAGGCTTGTTAGCCTTGCTTATGAAACGGACAACGGCTTAGAGACTAGAAGATACTTGGCGTATAGAACCGAGGAACACAGTGGAGTAGATGATGGAATAAAGAACATGGAAACAAAACTTGAGGAATTGAAAGAAGCTTGTAATGGATTTGGTGATTATCTTGAGAGTTTGAAGCACAAAGCTGAAAGGTATGAACATAAGTTTCAAAAAGAAGTTGCTGCTAATTGGTGA
- the LOC131639564 gene encoding uncharacterized membrane protein At3g27390-like has translation MIFPNSMEAWMKASYVVFAFFSALFLGAIKGLIVGPIAALILIIGNIGVILGLFPAHVAWTVYTLIKIEIFDAALKVAVLIALPVLFGLWLGLGIAGSVLVAIGYGFFTPWVSTFEAFRYDDNESKKFKHCIVDGTLGTIKGSCTVVRDFADLCYHSYPSYLKELRESPCSDECKTLRLIHVPGSVILGIVGIIVEVPLFTVIAIAKSPYLLFKGWYRLLHDLISREGPFLETVCVPIAGLTLFVWPLVVIGSILLAIFSSIFVGLYASIIVYQERSFRRGLAFIMAMVAEFDEYTNDWLYLREGSFFPKPQYRKKMVSQSSEFSTRGNSVSGNKSNTTTEPPAMFMPNLAPSRSVRETIQEVKMVQVWGDMMRSCEIRGKELLDANVLTTADFYEWLRGKNINEAAIVGFGLPCYSLLQTLLYSIKANSNGVLLLDDFEITHFNRPKDKLLDWFFNPIMILKEQIRVIKLVESEVRYLEKLVLFGVNKQRFQAWDNGGLLVPDSLRAAQIEGISRRMIGMVRGISKLPTYRRKFRHVVKALFAYSLEKDASGKAHGLDVDVSEKSLVTRYLEKNPSGRSSSRSIVSVPSDENV, from the exons ATGATTTTTCCTAACTCCATGGAAGCTTGGATGAAAGCTTCTTATGTTGTTTTTGCATTCTTCTCTGCTTTATTCCTTGGTGCCATAAAAG GCCTTATAGTGGGTCCTATTGCTGCTCTTATACTGATTATAGGAAATATTGGGGTGATTTTGGGGCTGTTTCCTGCACACGTGGCTTGGACTGTTTATACCCTTATCAA GATTGAAATATTTGATGCAGCTTTGAAAGTTGCTGTTTTGATTGCTTTGCCTGTTTTGTTTGGGTTATGGTTGGGTTTAGGTATAGCTGGTAGTGTTCTTGTTGCTATTGGGTATGGATTTTTCACTCCTTGGGTTTCAACTTTTGAGGCCTTCAGATATGATGACAATGAGTCCAAGAAGTTCAAGCATTGTATTGTG GATGGAACCTTGGGAACTATAAAAGGCAGTTGCACTGTGGTTAGAGATTTTGCAGATTTATGTTACCATTCATATCCAAGTTACTTGAAAGAACTACGCGAATCACCTTGTTCAGACGAGTGTAAGACACTAAG GTTAATTCATGTTCCTGGAAGCGTCATACTAGGGATAGTGGGAATAATTGTCGAGGTTCCTCTTTTCACTGTGATTGCAATAGCTAAGAGTCCCTACCTATTGTTCAAGGGATGGTACAGACTTTTGCATGATTTAATTAGCAGAGAAGGTCCATTCCTTGAAACCGTTTGTGTCCCGATTGCTGGTTTGACGTTATTTGTGTGGCCTCTTGTTGTCATTGGAAGCATTTTATTGGCTATTTTCTCTAGCATTTTCGTTGGACTATACGCTTCTATTATAGTATATCAG GAAAGATCTTTTCGTCGAGGTTTAGCTTTTATTATGGCAATGGTTGCTGAGTTTGATGAATACACAAATGATTGGCTCTATCTCAGAGAGGGGTCATTCTTTCCAAA GCCCCAATATCGAAAGAAGATGGTTTCTCAATCATCCGAGTTTTCTACTCGAGGAAATAGTGTATCAGGAAACAAATCAAATACTACCACGGAACCGCCTGCAATGTTTATGCCAAACTTAGCTCCTTCAAGATCTGTTAGAGAGACCATTCAAGAAGTTAAAATGGTGCAG GTTTGGGGAGATATGATGAGGTCCTGCGAGATAAGAGGCAAGGAGTTATTGGATGCTAATGTACTCACAACCGCTGATTTTTACGAATGGTTAAGAGGAAAGAATATTAACGAAGCAGCCATAGTCGGATTTGGATTGCCTTGTTACTCACTTCTACAGACACTTCTCTATTCCATCAAAGCCAACTCAAACGGTGTATTGCTACTCGATGATTTCGAGATAACTCATTTTAATAGACCGAAAGACAAGTTGTTGGATTGGTTCTTCAATCCTATAATGATTTTGAAGGAACAAATAAGAGTCATTAAATTGGTTGAAAGTGAAGTGAGATACTTGGAAAAACTCGTTCTTTTCGGAGTTAATAAACAAAGGTTCCAGGCTTGGGATAATGGCGGCTTATTGGTTCCTGATAGTCTTAGAGCTGCTCAAATCGAAGGAATTTCAAGAAG GATGATTGGAATGGTAAGAGGAATATCAAAGCTTCCGACATACAGAAGGAAGTTTCGGCATGTTGTTAAGGCGTTATTCGCTTATTCGTTGGAAAAAGATGCTTCTGGAAAAGCTCATGGTTTGGATGTAGATGTTTCTGAAAAGTCTTTAGTCACTCGTTACTTGGAAAAAAATCCTTCTGGAAGATCAAGTAGCAGGTCTATAGTATCAGTTCCATCAGATGAAAATGTTTGA